Proteins encoded together in one Bos indicus isolate NIAB-ARS_2022 breed Sahiwal x Tharparkar chromosome 25, NIAB-ARS_B.indTharparkar_mat_pri_1.0, whole genome shotgun sequence window:
- the HSPB1 gene encoding heat shock protein beta-1 encodes MAERRVPFSLLRGPSWDPFRDWYPAHSRLFDQAFGLPRLPEEWSQWLSHSGWPGYVRALPAAAIEGPAYNRALSRQLSSGVSEIQQTADRWRVSLDVNHFAPEELTVKTKDGVVEITGKHEERQDEHGYISRCFTRKYTLPPGVDPTLVSSSLSPEGTLTVEAPLPKSATQSAEITIPVTFQARAQLGGPEAGKSEQPENK; translated from the exons ATGGCCGAGCGCCGAGTGCCCTTCTCGCTCCTGCGGGGCCCCAGCTGGGACCCTTTCCGCGACTGGTATCCGGCCCACAGCCGCCTCTTCGACCAGGCCTTCGGGCTGCCCCGGCTGCCCGAGGAGTGGTCGCAGTGGCTGAGCCACAGCGGATGGCCGGGCTACGTGCGCGCGCTGCCCGCCGCAGCGATCGAGGGTCCCGCCTACAACCGCGCGCTCAGCCGGCAGCTCAGCAGTGGGGTCTCCGAGATCCAGCAGACCGCCGACCGCTGGCGCGTGTCCCTGGACGTCAACCACTTCGCCCCCGAGGAGCTGACGGTCAAGACCAAGGACGGCGTGGTGGAGATCACTG gcaAGCACGAGGAAAGGCAGGACGAGCACGGCTACATTTCCCGTTGCTTCACTCGCAAATACAC GCTGCCCCCCGGTGTGGACCCCACCCTGGtctcctcctctctgtcccctgAGGGCACGCTCACCGTGGAGGCCCCGTTGCCCAAGTCAGCCACCCAGTCGGCCGAGATCACCATTCCCGTCACCTTCCAGGCGCGTGCCCAGCTTGGCGGCCCCGAAGCCGGGAAGTCCGAACAGCCGGAAAACAAGTAA